The following coding sequences lie in one Spinacia oleracea cultivar Varoflay chromosome 1, BTI_SOV_V1, whole genome shotgun sequence genomic window:
- the LOC110775754 gene encoding protein NRT1/ PTR FAMILY 5.4 isoform X1 encodes MDGQQHPIKGGWKSAIFIIFVEMAERFAYYGIAGNLMMCLNKKMGQSTANAAKNVNSWNAVSSLALFIGAFFADSYLGRFKTTLVSSSVFLIGLILLTISTTSKIPENVSTPLFFWAIYITALGEGGHKPCVQTFAADQFDENTLEPRKAKSSFFNWWFLGISVGATSGVLIVVYVEENVSWTLGFSIATVAVGLALAVFVVGSSTYRKERPVGSPFTSVAQVIVAAIRKRHIIETTTGRGLCYDDHDLGNGGGSDAHNLPLTHQS; translated from the exons atggaTGGTCAACAACACCCAATTAAAGGAGGATGGAAATCTGCCATCTTCATCATCT ttgTGGAAATGGCAGAAAGATTTGCGTACTATGGAATAGCGGGGAATTTAATGATGTGCTTAAATAAAAAGATGGGACAATCCACTGCCAATGCTGCTAAGAATGTGAATTCATGGAATGCTGTTTCGTCGCTTGCTCTTTTTATCGGCGCTTTTTTTGCTGATTCTTATCTTGGTCGCTTCAAGACTACCCTCGTTTCGTCTTCCGTTTTTCTCATT GGATTGATTTTATTGACGATATCAACAACTAGTAAAATCCCAGAAAACGTGAGTACACCCTTATTTTTCTGGGCGATTTACATAACGGCGTTGGGAGAAGGTGGTCATAAACCATGTGTCCAAACCTTTGCTGCTGATCAATTTGACGAGAATACCCTTGAGCCGAGAAAAGCGAAGAGCTCGTTTTTTAACTGGTGGTTCCTTGGAATTAGTGTTGGTGCAACATCTGGCGTGCTAATTGTTGTTTATGTGGAGGAGAATGTAAGTTGGACTCTGGGATTTTCCATAGCTACTGTCGCCGTCGGGTTGGCATTAGCGGTTTTTGTCGTCGGAAGTTCCACTTATAGAAAGGAGCGACCCGTAGGAAGCCCATTTACTAGTGTGGCTCAGGTGATTGTTGCTGCTATTCGGAAGCGGCACATTATTGAGACCACCACCGGTCGAGGGTTGTGCTACGACGATCATGATCTTGGTAATGGTGGTGGATCAGATGCGCATAATTTGCCTCTTACTCACCAAAGTTAA
- the LOC110775754 gene encoding protein NRT1/ PTR FAMILY 5.4 isoform X2 → MMCLNKKMGQSTANAAKNVNSWNAVSSLALFIGAFFADSYLGRFKTTLVSSSVFLIGLILLTISTTSKIPENVSTPLFFWAIYITALGEGGHKPCVQTFAADQFDENTLEPRKAKSSFFNWWFLGISVGATSGVLIVVYVEENVSWTLGFSIATVAVGLALAVFVVGSSTYRKERPVGSPFTSVAQVIVAAIRKRHIIETTTGRGLCYDDHDLGNGGGSDAHNLPLTHQS, encoded by the exons ATGATGTGCTTAAATAAAAAGATGGGACAATCCACTGCCAATGCTGCTAAGAATGTGAATTCATGGAATGCTGTTTCGTCGCTTGCTCTTTTTATCGGCGCTTTTTTTGCTGATTCTTATCTTGGTCGCTTCAAGACTACCCTCGTTTCGTCTTCCGTTTTTCTCATT GGATTGATTTTATTGACGATATCAACAACTAGTAAAATCCCAGAAAACGTGAGTACACCCTTATTTTTCTGGGCGATTTACATAACGGCGTTGGGAGAAGGTGGTCATAAACCATGTGTCCAAACCTTTGCTGCTGATCAATTTGACGAGAATACCCTTGAGCCGAGAAAAGCGAAGAGCTCGTTTTTTAACTGGTGGTTCCTTGGAATTAGTGTTGGTGCAACATCTGGCGTGCTAATTGTTGTTTATGTGGAGGAGAATGTAAGTTGGACTCTGGGATTTTCCATAGCTACTGTCGCCGTCGGGTTGGCATTAGCGGTTTTTGTCGTCGGAAGTTCCACTTATAGAAAGGAGCGACCCGTAGGAAGCCCATTTACTAGTGTGGCTCAGGTGATTGTTGCTGCTATTCGGAAGCGGCACATTATTGAGACCACCACCGGTCGAGGGTTGTGCTACGACGATCATGATCTTGGTAATGGTGGTGGATCAGATGCGCATAATTTGCCTCTTACTCACCAAAGTTAA